A single genomic interval of Plantibacter sp. Leaf314 harbors:
- a CDS encoding aldo/keto reductase, translating to MHTRTLGTSGLTVSAIGLGCMSMTGGYSGRPDRGPMIDLLRSAVDRGVTFFDTAEIYGPHRNEELVGEALRPVRDQVVIATKFANHVDPDTHTATGRMLRPDEVATAVDGSLHRLGIDTIDLYYQHRVNPEHPIEEFAEAVRELISAGKVKHYGLSEAAESTIRRAHAVQPVTAVQSEYSLWWRRPEEGVLAACAELGIGFVPFSPLGKGFLTGTIDTTTGFEEGNDLRASIPRFAPEALQQNLALMEGITELARGLDATPAQVALAWLLGREPWIVPIPGTTKPHRLEENLRAADLTLSEADLHALTERSDSVHIVGGRYPDELEAQTNR from the coding sequence ATGCACACACGCACCCTCGGCACCAGCGGTCTCACGGTCTCGGCCATCGGCCTCGGCTGCATGAGCATGACCGGCGGCTACAGCGGCCGTCCCGACCGTGGCCCGATGATCGACCTGCTCCGCTCGGCCGTCGATCGCGGCGTCACCTTCTTCGACACCGCGGAGATCTACGGACCCCACCGCAACGAGGAACTCGTCGGCGAGGCACTGCGCCCGGTCCGGGACCAGGTCGTCATCGCCACCAAGTTCGCGAACCACGTCGACCCCGACACCCACACGGCGACGGGCCGCATGCTCCGCCCGGACGAGGTCGCGACGGCCGTCGACGGCTCGCTCCACCGCCTCGGCATCGACACGATCGACCTCTACTACCAGCACCGCGTGAACCCCGAGCACCCCATCGAGGAGTTCGCCGAGGCCGTCCGCGAGCTGATCTCGGCCGGGAAGGTCAAGCACTACGGCCTCTCCGAGGCGGCCGAGTCGACGATCCGGCGCGCGCACGCCGTCCAGCCGGTCACCGCGGTCCAGTCCGAGTACTCGCTCTGGTGGCGGCGCCCCGAGGAGGGCGTGCTCGCGGCCTGTGCGGAACTCGGCATCGGCTTCGTCCCGTTCAGCCCGCTCGGCAAGGGGTTCCTCACCGGCACGATCGACACGACGACCGGGTTCGAGGAGGGCAACGACCTGCGGGCCAGCATCCCCCGCTTCGCCCCGGAGGCCCTCCAGCAGAACCTGGCGCTGATGGAGGGCATCACGGAACTCGCCCGCGGACTCGACGCCACCCCGGCGCAGGTCGCGCTCGCCTGGCTCCTCGGTCGCGAGCCGTGGATCGTCCCGATCCCGGGGACGACGAAACCGCACCGCCTCGAGGAGAACCTCCGTGCAGCCGACCTCACCCTGAGCGAGGCCGACCTCCATGCGCTCACCGAGCGATCCGACTCGGTCCACATCGTCGGCGGGCGCTACCCGGACGAGCTCGAGGCGCAGACGAACCGCTGA
- a CDS encoding glycosyltransferase family 39 protein, translated as MTATITVPTGRPQERWGMLRARLAGRAIAPVVGVFATVVSLIGIGTPSYWGDEAASVLAAERPLPVMFGMIGHIDAVHGLYYLFLHLWTGAFGTAEAATRIPSAIGVGLAAAGVVVLARSLFTPAVGVTAGLLFAVIPQVTRMGAETRSYALGMAAVVWLTVWFVSLVRRRSTSRRSWALFAVASAASMYLFLYLAMLLIVHAAWMLLQRPGRAVVRAWAWSLAGALLLGAPIVVAGIAQRGQIAFLGRRDYATPESVFIGQWFQEPVFAAVAWALILLAPIGVLTMRRAVGERQGLAMVAVWALAPTVLLIIGNALVTPMYNLRYVTFCVPAVAIMMALGLRTLVGLLPARADRAVATAVGVVLVMAVAVPVLVTQRGPFAKDDGSDLRQTAEVVQAHASPGDAVVFDQSVKPSRQSRLAIDLYPTAFTGLDDVALVESYRERPELADLAAPLADLHDELAGHARVWAVEGSEAAPDVADLEALGYRVERVFPVHRSTVYELVRD; from the coding sequence ATGACCGCGACGATCACCGTGCCGACAGGACGCCCGCAGGAACGCTGGGGCATGCTCCGCGCGCGTCTTGCCGGCCGGGCGATCGCCCCGGTCGTCGGCGTGTTCGCCACCGTCGTCTCGCTCATCGGGATCGGCACCCCGTCGTACTGGGGCGATGAGGCGGCGAGCGTCCTCGCAGCGGAGCGTCCACTCCCGGTGATGTTCGGGATGATCGGCCACATCGACGCCGTGCACGGGCTCTACTACCTGTTCCTGCACCTCTGGACCGGCGCCTTCGGAACCGCCGAAGCCGCCACGAGGATCCCCAGTGCGATCGGCGTCGGCCTCGCGGCGGCCGGCGTCGTGGTGCTCGCGCGGTCACTCTTCACCCCGGCGGTCGGCGTCACCGCCGGACTGCTCTTCGCCGTCATCCCGCAGGTGACGCGGATGGGTGCGGAGACGCGCTCGTACGCGCTGGGGATGGCGGCGGTCGTCTGGCTGACGGTGTGGTTCGTCTCTCTCGTCCGCCGCCGGTCGACCTCGCGCCGCAGCTGGGCGTTGTTCGCCGTCGCGAGCGCCGCCTCGATGTACCTGTTCCTCTACCTCGCCATGCTCCTGATCGTCCACGCCGCCTGGATGCTCCTGCAGCGCCCCGGACGCGCCGTGGTCCGGGCGTGGGCCTGGTCGCTCGCCGGGGCGCTGCTCCTGGGCGCCCCCATCGTGGTCGCCGGGATTGCGCAGCGGGGGCAGATCGCGTTCCTCGGGCGGCGCGACTACGCGACCCCGGAGTCGGTGTTCATCGGCCAGTGGTTCCAGGAACCCGTCTTCGCCGCCGTCGCCTGGGCGCTCATCCTCCTCGCCCCGATCGGCGTCCTCACGATGCGACGCGCCGTCGGTGAGCGGCAAGGGCTCGCGATGGTCGCCGTCTGGGCACTCGCCCCGACCGTCCTGCTCATCATCGGCAACGCCCTCGTGACCCCGATGTACAACCTGCGCTACGTCACCTTCTGCGTGCCGGCCGTCGCGATCATGATGGCGCTCGGACTCCGGACGCTCGTCGGGCTCCTCCCGGCGCGCGCGGACCGTGCCGTGGCGACCGCCGTCGGCGTCGTCCTGGTCATGGCCGTCGCGGTCCCGGTCCTCGTGACGCAACGCGGGCCGTTCGCGAAGGACGACGGGAGCGACCTCCGACAGACCGCCGAGGTCGTCCAGGCGCACGCGTCGCCGGGCGACGCCGTCGTGTTCGACCAGTCGGTGAAGCCCTCGCGGCAGTCCCGACTCGCCATCGACCTGTACCCGACGGCGTTCACCGGCCTCGACGACGTGGCGCTCGTGGAGAGCTACCGCGAGCGCCCCGAGTTGGCCGACCTCGCCGCCCCGTTGGCGGACCTCCACGACGAGCTCGCCGGTCACGCGCGGGTCTGGGCGGTGGAGGGCTCCGAGGCGGCTCCGGACGTCGCCGACCTCGAAGCGCTCGGGTACCGGGTCGAGCGCGTCTTCCCGGTGCACCGCAGCACGGTGTACGAGCTGGTGCGCGACTGA
- a CDS encoding MarR family winged helix-turn-helix transcriptional regulator has protein sequence MSEDLGPDDAGAVIEASLATVSRWSSRADNRRTLHDADGAALTSTDAWLLDYVLSAGPIRMSAVAGWMSVDKSTATAEVRRLEQGGLVERVTDPSDRRAVLVSATEEGRIALDRHRQAAQQVYNTLVGKWSERDRTELARLLSRFVDEFSWVSDAVSQHNASR, from the coding sequence ATGAGCGAGGATCTCGGCCCAGACGACGCCGGTGCGGTCATCGAAGCCTCGCTCGCGACGGTGTCGCGCTGGTCGAGCCGGGCCGACAACCGACGGACGCTGCACGACGCCGACGGCGCGGCACTCACGAGCACCGACGCCTGGCTCCTCGACTACGTGCTCTCGGCCGGGCCGATCCGCATGTCCGCCGTCGCCGGCTGGATGTCCGTCGACAAGTCGACCGCCACCGCCGAGGTCCGCCGCCTCGAGCAGGGCGGGCTCGTCGAGCGCGTGACCGACCCGAGCGACCGCCGCGCCGTCCTCGTGAGCGCCACCGAGGAGGGCCGGATCGCCCTCGACCGGCACCGGCAGGCGGCCCAGCAGGTCTACAACACGCTCGTCGGCAAGTGGAGCGAGCGCGACCGCACCGAACTCGCCCGGCTCCTGTCGCGGTTCGTCGACGAGTTCTCCTGGGTCAGCGACGCGGTGTCCCAGCACAACGCGAGTCGCTGA
- a CDS encoding TerC family protein produces MEIPGYVWLLTIVGILALLAFDFIFHVRKAHEPTLPEAAKWSALYVGVAIVFGLGVLFFGGGTLGSEYFAGYITEKALSVDNLFVFLIIMSSFRVPRADQQKVLLFGIVFALIARTGFIFLGAAAVNAWSWLFYIFGAFLIFTAIKLLRPEEESDDANNFVIRLAKRLFKTTDRYDGDKLVTIENGKKVLTPMLLVMVAIGGTDLLFALDSIPAIFGLTQNPYIVFTATAFSLLGLRQLYFLIDGLLDRLIFLSYGLAAILGFIGVKLVLHALHENTLPFLNGGEHIPVFEISTGLSLIVIIGILTVTVLASLLSPAGRAHTIISDARTQAKKIVDHADSPEDIPDGHHVDEVELETSYTRMVERQKSFANLKPKHQAKAADDEELQRLLARAHELQAKSSDSRGLL; encoded by the coding sequence ATGGAAATCCCCGGATACGTCTGGCTGCTGACGATCGTCGGCATTCTGGCCCTCCTCGCCTTCGACTTCATCTTCCACGTGCGCAAGGCCCACGAGCCGACGCTGCCGGAAGCCGCGAAGTGGTCGGCCCTCTACGTCGGCGTCGCCATCGTCTTCGGCCTCGGCGTCCTCTTCTTCGGCGGTGGCACGCTCGGATCCGAGTACTTCGCCGGCTACATCACGGAGAAGGCCCTGTCGGTCGACAACCTCTTCGTCTTCCTCATCATCATGTCGAGCTTCCGCGTCCCGCGGGCCGACCAGCAGAAGGTGCTCCTCTTCGGCATCGTCTTCGCCCTCATCGCCCGCACCGGCTTCATCTTCCTCGGTGCCGCCGCGGTCAACGCCTGGTCCTGGCTGTTCTACATCTTCGGTGCGTTCCTCATCTTCACGGCGATCAAGCTCCTCCGCCCGGAAGAGGAGAGCGACGACGCGAACAACTTCGTCATCCGTCTCGCCAAGCGCCTGTTCAAGACCACGGACCGCTACGACGGCGACAAGCTCGTCACCATCGAGAACGGCAAGAAGGTCCTCACGCCGATGCTGCTCGTCATGGTCGCCATCGGCGGCACCGACCTGCTCTTCGCGCTCGACTCGATCCCCGCGATCTTCGGCCTCACGCAGAACCCGTACATCGTCTTCACCGCGACGGCGTTCTCGCTCCTCGGCCTCCGTCAGCTCTACTTCCTCATCGACGGCCTGCTCGACCGCCTCATCTTCCTCAGCTACGGCCTGGCGGCGATCCTCGGCTTCATCGGTGTGAAGCTCGTCCTGCACGCGCTGCACGAGAACACCCTGCCGTTCCTCAACGGTGGCGAGCACATCCCGGTGTTCGAGATCAGCACGGGCCTGTCGCTCATCGTCATCATCGGCATCCTGACCGTCACGGTCCTCGCCTCGCTCCTCAGCCCGGCCGGTCGTGCGCACACGATCATCAGCGACGCCCGCACCCAGGCGAAGAAGATCGTCGACCACGCCGACTCCCCGGAGGACATCCCGGACGGACACCACGTGGACGAGGTCGAACTCGAGACGAGCTACACCCGCATGGTCGAGCGCCAGAAGTCCTTCGCGAACCTGAAGCCCAAGCACCAGGCGAAGGCGGCCGACGACGAGGAGCTCCAGCGGCTGCTCGCCCGGGCCCACGAGCTGCAGGCGAAGAGCTCCGATTCGCGCGGTCTGCTCTGA
- a CDS encoding TerD family protein codes for MGLSLEKGQSLSLTKQDGGALTRIRLGLGWDGVAPVKRGLFGRSSAPDIDLDASAIFFDATGKVLDTIWFQQLASKDGSATHTGDNLTGAGDGDDETILVDLSKVAPSVQQIVFVISSYSRQTFDTVQNAFSRIIDDSTPGSPEVARYQLTDSGPHTAMIISKVSREGNGWAFKAIGERANGRSVMDLLGPAAQVL; via the coding sequence ATGGGTCTGAGTCTGGAAAAGGGCCAGTCGCTCTCACTGACGAAGCAGGACGGTGGCGCACTCACGCGGATCCGTCTGGGCCTCGGCTGGGACGGCGTCGCACCGGTGAAGCGCGGCCTCTTCGGTCGCTCCTCCGCCCCCGACATCGACCTCGACGCCTCGGCGATCTTCTTCGACGCGACCGGCAAGGTGCTCGACACCATCTGGTTCCAGCAGCTCGCCAGCAAGGACGGCTCGGCCACCCACACCGGCGACAACCTCACGGGTGCGGGCGACGGCGACGACGAGACGATCCTCGTCGACCTCTCGAAGGTGGCCCCGTCCGTCCAGCAGATCGTCTTCGTGATCAGCAGCTACAGCCGCCAGACCTTCGACACCGTGCAGAACGCGTTCAGCCGCATCATCGACGACTCGACCCCCGGCTCGCCCGAGGTCGCCCGCTACCAGCTGACCGACTCCGGCCCGCACACCGCGATGATCATCTCGAAGGTGTCGCGCGAGGGCAACGGCTGGGCCTTCAAGGCGATCGGCGAGCGCGCGAACGGCCGCTCCGTCATGGACCTCCTCGGCCCCGCCGCCCAGGTCCTCTAG